The following proteins are encoded in a genomic region of Methanobacterium sp. Maddingley MBC34:
- a CDS encoding UDP-N-acetylglucosamine 2-epimerase (PFAM: UDP-N-acetylglucosamine 2-epimerase~TIGRFAM: UDP-N-acetylglucosamine 2-epimerase), whose product MKIAFIIGTRPEIIKMSPLIDEVDKRGIDYILIHTGQHYDFEMSQQFFLDLELKEPDYNIGVGSDSHGKQTAVMMEGIEDVLLSEKPDIVLVQGDTNAVLAGALVAAKLHIAVGHVEAGLRSYDKTMPEEINRMVADVCTNLFFVPTEETAINLLFEGISPKDIFITGNTVVDACHRNLKIASKTSQIMSQLELEGDILSLTLHRAENVDDLERLENIVEALLKIEGLTIVFPVHPRTVKTLKEFGMYSRLEKAPHIKMIKPIGYLDFLILESSSKLMITDSGGIQEEAITLNVPCLTLRYNTERPETVHAGGNILVGSNKEKITSNVTRILTDDSLYQRMKEAPNPYGEGNASKQMVDAIQEAYDHGKLEINAPEMIAGGQEKKLLMVNEQVTVAEFEEKNPDCTINIVFNGDNPEFPSSNLSLYGKTVVISKSCCADF is encoded by the coding sequence ATGAAAATAGCGTTTATCATTGGCACCAGGCCAGAAATCATTAAAATGTCTCCTTTAATCGATGAAGTGGATAAAAGGGGAATAGATTATATTTTAATACACACAGGGCAGCATTATGACTTCGAAATGTCCCAGCAGTTTTTCCTGGATCTGGAACTCAAGGAACCAGATTATAACATTGGGGTGGGCTCAGATTCACATGGAAAACAAACAGCGGTTATGATGGAAGGAATTGAAGATGTTCTCCTTTCTGAAAAACCAGACATAGTCCTGGTGCAGGGTGATACCAATGCTGTTTTAGCCGGGGCCCTGGTTGCAGCCAAGTTGCACATAGCAGTGGGACACGTGGAGGCAGGACTTCGCTCCTATGATAAGACCATGCCTGAGGAAATAAACCGTATGGTGGCTGATGTCTGCACCAACCTCTTTTTCGTACCCACCGAAGAAACCGCCATAAACCTGCTCTTTGAGGGAATATCCCCTAAGGATATTTTCATCACCGGCAACACCGTGGTTGATGCCTGCCACCGAAACCTCAAAATCGCCAGTAAAACCTCACAAATCATGTCTCAACTGGAACTGGAAGGAGATATCTTATCATTAACTTTACATCGTGCAGAGAATGTTGATGACTTGGAAAGGCTGGAAAATATAGTTGAAGCTCTCCTGAAGATTGAAGGTCTTACCATTGTTTTCCCGGTACACCCGCGTACTGTGAAAACTCTTAAAGAATTCGGAATGTATTCTCGGCTTGAAAAAGCTCCTCACATTAAAATGATTAAACCAATTGGCTACCTAGATTTCCTGATTCTGGAGTCCAGTTCAAAGTTAATGATAACCGATTCTGGAGGAATCCAGGAAGAAGCTATAACTCTAAATGTGCCCTGCCTCACCCTCCGTTACAACACCGAACGCCCGGAAACAGTCCATGCAGGTGGTAACATTTTGGTGGGCTCAAATAAAGAAAAAATAACCAGCAACGTAACCAGGATACTGACAGATGATAGCCTATACCAGAGGATGAAAGAAGCACCTAACCCTTATGGTGAGGGTAATGCCTCAAAACAGATGGTTGATGCCATTCAAGAGGCATATGATCATGGTAAACTGGAAATCAATGCTCCCGAAATGATAGCTGGAGGGCAGGAGAAGAAACTGTTAATGGTGAATGAACAGGTTACTGTGGCTGAATTTGAAGAAAAAAACCCTGATTGTACTATAAATATTGTATTTAATGGTGATAATCCTGAATTTCCTAGTTCTAACCTTTCACTCTATGGTAAAACAGTAGTGATTTCTAAATCATGTTGTGCTGATTTTTAA